A section of the Oryza sativa Japonica Group chromosome 1, ASM3414082v1 genome encodes:
- the LOC136354764 gene encoding uncharacterized protein, with translation MALRWKFEKVLYQLVLSFPFTSLSPVFSVDMLVKAQMNRSSRMLVKSLASRLGPGGPTRWSPYARAPDPGHGAGRSSVPPGGGGNSRPPLRVAPATARLLGHPARKGAAAPPGSRCRAEAEAEATAASDAACPNPPRRGCEETNPNPNPKRNPKPAERGEEPPVRAVGCGGFAFLCALAGHTEAISGISLPVGSDKLYSGSADGSVRVWDCNSGKVAGLSALGTPFRLFTHDSS, from the exons ATGGctctccgctgga AGTTTGAGAAAGTATTGTACCAGTTGGTGTTGTCGTTCCCATTCACCTCCTTGTCTCCGGTGTTCTCCGTGGACATGTTGGTGAAGGCGCAGATGAACAGGAGCAGTCGCATGTTGGTGAAG TCCCTCGcctcccgcctcggccccggcGGCCCCACGAGGTGGAGCCCCTACGCCCGGGCCCCCGATCCCGGCCACGGGGCGGGGAGGAGCTCCGTTCCTCCCGGTGGTGGTGGTAACtcccgccctcccctccgcgtcGCCCCCGCCACGGCGAGGCTCCTCGGCCACCCCGCGCGGAAGggggccgcggcgccgcccggaTCGAGGtgccgcgcggaggcggaggcggaggccacAGCCGCCTCCGATGCTGCCTGCCCTAACCCGCCGCGGCGTGGGTGCGAAGAGACGAACCCGAACCCGAACCCTAAGAGAAACCCTAAGCCggcggagagaggggaggagccgCCCGTCCGCGCCGTCGGCTGCGGCGGATTCGCCTTCCTCTGCGCCCTCGCTGGCCACACCGAG GCTATCAGTGGGATCTCTCTGCCTGTGGGTTCCGACAAGCTTTACTCCGGCAGCGCTGACGGCTCCGTCCGCGTCTGGGACTGCAACTCTGGCAAGGTAGCTGGGCTCTCCGCTCTCGGCACTCCCTTCAGGCTCTTTACGCACGATTCAAGTTGA
- the LOC4325667 gene encoding zinc finger CCCH domain-containing protein 17-like, whose product MGGKIGCMITHGPWIFVGITKSVEAWNTQTGMKSSLREPSGLVCSMTIKDEMLFAGTGDGRIMAWKIPDKKGDSGPVAILSGHERQVISLGVSVTRLYSGSLDKTIKVWDLKTLQCVQTLSEHKAAVTSVLCWDEKLLSCSLDKTVKIWAASKSGDLQVIYTHSEEHGVRTLFGMHRVGKTPVLFCSLHNSNCIRLFDLPSFDEMGKLFSKKEVRTIELAAGGLLFTGDGAGELKVWRWAPEEEPATPALVKSSM is encoded by the exons ATGGGAGGCAAGATTGGTTGCATGATTACCCATGGCCCATGGATATTTGTTGGAATCACGAAGTCCGTGGAG GCATGGAACACACAAACAGGGATGAAGTCCAGTCTCCGTGAACCTTCTGGTCTGGTTTGTTCCATGACTATCAAGGATGAGATGTTGTTTGCTGGTACCGGAGATGGTCGCATCATGGCTTGGAAAATTCCTGACAAGAAGGGTGACTCTGGACCAGTGGCAATCCTCAGTGGCCATGAGCGCCAAGTGATTTCGCTCGGTGTCTCAGTAACAAGGCTTTACTCTGGCTCACTTGACAAGACCATCAAA GTATGGGACCTTAAAACTCTGCAGTGTGTCCAAACACTCTCTGAGCACAAAGCTGCTGTAACATCTGTGCTTTGTTGGGATGAAAAACTATTATCTTGCTCTCTGGACAAGACTGTAAAGATCTGGGCTGCTTCAAAGTCTGGAGACCTTCAAGTGATATATACCCATTCTGAGGAGCAT GGAGTACGCACGCTCTTTGGCATGCACCGTGTTGGAAAGACGCCAGTTCTGTTCTGCTCCCTCCACAACAGCAACTGCATACGTCTGTTCGACCTGCCATC GTTCGACGAGATGGGCAAGCTTTTCTCCAAGAAGGAAGTGAGGACCATCGAGCTCGCAGCCGGCGGCCTCCTcttcaccggcgacggcgccggcgagctgaAGGTGTGGAGGTGGGCGCCCGAGGAGGAGCCTGCAACCCCGGCGCTCGTGAAATCATCAATGTAG